From Thalassovita sp.:
ATGGGTCAGCTGGATCATCACTGCGGTGCCATGTTCGTGGCAGGCATCGGTCAGGCGCTGGATATGCGGCACCACCTCATCCTTATAGGCCAGGATGTTGTTGAACACCGGCGGGCTGTCGCGGCTGACCGCGGCGGAGCCTGCCGTCATCGCCAGTGCCACACCGGCCTTGGCGCGTTCGGCGTGATAGGCCGCGTAGCGGTCCTTGGGCATACCGTCCTCGGGGTAGGCGGGTTCGTGGGCGGTGGTCATGATCCGGTTGCGCAGGGTCAGGTGCTTCAGCTGATAGGGTTGCAGCAGCGGGTCTTTGGTCATGGTCTTCTCTCGGCTGGCTTTCTGGGCGTGCGGGGCTGGGGCGGCGTGAGGGCATATGTTTCAGTACCAGGCATCCGGCATCGACGCCTTTTTGCGGGCGATGAAATCCAGCAGCGCCTGATCTTTGGCGATGTCCAGATAGGGCGCTTCAAAGTCGTTCAGCACCTGTTTCCACTGTGCATTGGCCCGCGTTGCGGCGTCTACACTGCCTTGTTCATCCCAGGTTTCAAATGGTTGGTCGTCGTTAAAGCCGGTGTCCCAATAGGCGGTCTGATAGTGGCGCAGCGTGTGATCCGTGCCGAACAGATGCTCGCCAGGACCAAACTGTGCAAGGGCTTCAAACCCAAGGGTTTCTTCGGTCACCTGCAGCCCTTTCATATAGGCGTGCAGCGCGCCGCACATGTCCACATCCATCATGAATTTCTCATAAGACATCGACAGGAGACCATCGAGGAACCCGGCCGAATGCAGGATGTAATTCGCACCACCCTGCACGGCGGACATCATCGACATCATCGCCTGCTGCATCGCCTGACCGTCCGGTCGTTTCGAGGTGGAGAAGTTGCCGGCACAGCGCAGCGGGATCTTCCAGCGACGTGACAGCTGCCCCATCACCAAGGATCCCAGCGCCGGTTCTGGCGTGCCAAAGGTCGGCGAGCCTGAGCGTAGCGACATTGACGACAGGAACCCCGCCATCACCACCGGCGCACCGGGGCGGGTCAGCTGGGCCAGCGCGCAGCTGGACAGGGTTTCAGCCAGACATTGCGCGATAGAACCGGCCATGGTCAGCGGCGACACCGCGCCACCAAGCAGGAAGGGCAAGTGGATCGACCCTTGGTTTGCCGCCGCATAGGCGCGGATCCCTGCTGCCGTCACACCGTCCAGCACCATGGGTGATGTGGTTTTGAAATTGCCCATGATGACGCAGTTCTGATCAACAAAATCGGCGCCAAACAGGATGCGGCACATCTCAATCGAATCCTCGGCCCGTTCCGGCGCGGTGATCGAGCCGAGGAATGCCCGGTCCGAGTAGCGGATATGGGCGTGCACCATATCCAGATGGCGTTTGTTCACCGGGACATCTGTCGGCTCACAGATGGTGCCGCCGGAATGGTGCAGCCAGGGTGAGGATTGCGCCAGCTTCACGAAGTTGCGGAAATCCTTGATGGTGCCGTAGCGCCGGCCCTCATCCAGATCCATCACAAAGGGGCTGCCATAGGCGGGGGCCAGCACCATCGCATCGCCACCGATCTGCACGTTGTTTGCAGGATTGCGGGCGTGCTGGGTGAATACCTCAGGCGCGGTTTGCAGAATTTCACGGATCTGGCCGGGGTGGAACTTCACCCGCCAGACGTCTTCGCCATCTTCACACACGTCGGCGCGGGCCTCTTTGAACAGGCGCATCGCCTCATGATCGTCGCGCAGCTCAATCCCGATTTCGCACAGCAGGCGTTCTGCCGTGGCCTCAATCTTCTCAAGGCTGCCCTCATCCAGCAGGTCATAGGTCGGGATGCCACGGGTGATATAGGGCACGCGCAGATGCAGGTTCTCTCCGCCCTTGGCGCTGCGCCCGCCACGGTCTGCCCGGCCCTCATTGCGGCGCGCGCTTCTTCTGCGGGGTTTCACATCTTGGGTCATCGCGCTCGCCTCCTTGCTTGCTGCTGTGCGGGTCCATCTGGGGCTGATCCATCCGGGAAGGGCTGGGGAATCTCCCCTCCGAGATCCACCTCCTGACATATGCGTCCACATAATCGACACATGTGTCAATAAACTTGTGCATCCCTGTCAGCTTTGTTAGCTGTGAGGTCATGGACCAAAGCGTGACACAGACCGGATCCGAAGCTGCTTGGCTTGAGGCGGCCTATGATATGTTGACCGAAAGCGGCGTTGATGCGGTGAAAATCATGCCGCTGGCCAAACGGCTGGGGGTGTCGCGCACCTCCTTCTATTGGCATTTCAAAGACCGCGATGAACTGCTGGAGGCGATGATCCACCGCTGGGAGCAGAAGAACACCGGCAATCTGGTCGCCCGCACCGAAGCCTATGCCGAAAGCATCGCCGAGGCGCTGTTCAACCTGTTTGACTGCTGGCTGGATGGCGATCTGTTTGATGCCCGCCTTGATCTGGCGATCCGCAACTGGGCGCGCAACGATGCCGCGTTGCAGGTCCGGCTGGACGCCGAGGATGCCAAACGCAAAGAGGCGATGGCGGCGATGTTCCTGCGGTTTGACTATGACGCGGATCAGGCCGAAGTGCGCGCGCTGACCATGCTTTACACCCAGATCGGCTATATCTCGATGGAGATCGAAGAAGATCCCGCACAGCGGATGGGGCGGATGCCGGATTACATCGAGGTCTACACCGGCCAACGCCCAACCCTGCGCGAAGTGGACCGTTTCCGGTCCCGGCACGGCGGTTAACGCGCCCAAGATCCCCCCGTAAGAGTCCCGCCTGAGCCCCCCAAAAGATCGTTGAAATGCCCCGCACTGGCGGCTCATCGCCCGTTCACAGGCTTGCCCTGTCAATCTTGGCGCTGACAGCACCATTTCAGACTTGAATCCGCGCCTCCGGAGCCTTAGTAAGACGCAAATTTCATCAGGCGACCGTTCGGGTGGCCTGTCACCCTTGTGAGGAAACAAATGCAAGTTACCGAAACCCTGAACGAAGGCCTGAAGCGCGGTTACGAAATCGTTGTTCCGGCTGCTGAGCTGGACGCTAAGGTCAACGAGAAGCTGGCAGAGGCCCAGCCCGAAGTCGAAATGAAAGGCTTCCGCAAGGGCAAGGTGCCCATGGCGCTGCTGAAAAAGCAGTTCGGCCAGCGTCTGCTGGGCGAAGCCATGCAGGAAACCATCGACGGTGCGATGAACAAGCACTTCGAAGACAGCGGTGAGCGTCCTGCGATGCAGCCTGCTGTTGAGATGGTAGACGGCGAAAACTGGAAAGAAGGCGACGACGTTAAAGTCACCATGTCCTATGAGGTGCTGCCGGAAATCCCGGAAGTAGACTTCTCGGGCATCGCGCTGGAGCGTCTGGTGGTCAAAGCCGAAGCCGAAGCTGTTGACGAAGCGCTGGCCTCGCTGGCGGAAACCGCACAGGACTTCGAAGCCCGCGCCGAAGGCGAAGCGGCCGAAGACGGCGACCAGGTTGTGTTTGACTTCCTCGGCAAAGTAGACGGCGAAGCCTTCGACGGCGGTGCTGCCGAAGACTACCCGCTGGTTCTGGGTTCGGGTTCCTTTATCCCCGGCTTCGAAGAGCAGCTGGTTGGCTCGAAAGCCGGTGAAGAAAAAGACGTAAACGTCACCTTCCCCGAAGAGTATGGCGCTGAGAACCTGGCCGGCAAAGCCGCTGTGTTTGAGTGCAAAATCAAAGAAGTCAAAGCCCCGAAAGCGGCTGAGATCAACGATGAGCTGGCCAAGAAATTCGGCGCCGAAGACCTGGACGGTCTGAAAGCCCAGGTTTCCGAGCGTCTGGAAGCAGAATACTCCGGTGCCTCGCGCGCTGTTCTGAAGCGTGGCCTGCTGGACCAGCTGGACGGCATGGTGTCCTTCGATCTGCCGCCGTCGCTGGTCGAAGCCGAAGCAAGCCAGATTGCCCACCAGCTGTGGCATGAGGAAAACCCTGAGGTAGAAGGCCACGATCACGACAAGATCGAGCCGACCGAAGAGCACAACAAGCTGGCCGAGCGCCGCGTGCGT
This genomic window contains:
- a CDS encoding trimethylamine methyltransferase family protein, which gives rise to MTQDVKPRRRSARRNEGRADRGGRSAKGGENLHLRVPYITRGIPTYDLLDEGSLEKIEATAERLLCEIGIELRDDHEAMRLFKEARADVCEDGEDVWRVKFHPGQIREILQTAPEVFTQHARNPANNVQIGGDAMVLAPAYGSPFVMDLDEGRRYGTIKDFRNFVKLAQSSPWLHHSGGTICEPTDVPVNKRHLDMVHAHIRYSDRAFLGSITAPERAEDSIEMCRILFGADFVDQNCVIMGNFKTTSPMVLDGVTAAGIRAYAAANQGSIHLPFLLGGAVSPLTMAGSIAQCLAETLSSCALAQLTRPGAPVVMAGFLSSMSLRSGSPTFGTPEPALGSLVMGQLSRRWKIPLRCAGNFSTSKRPDGQAMQQAMMSMMSAVQGGANYILHSAGFLDGLLSMSYEKFMMDVDMCGALHAYMKGLQVTEETLGFEALAQFGPGEHLFGTDHTLRHYQTAYWDTGFNDDQPFETWDEQGSVDAATRANAQWKQVLNDFEAPYLDIAKDQALLDFIARKKASMPDAWY
- a CDS encoding TetR/AcrR family transcriptional regulator; amino-acid sequence: MTQTGSEAAWLEAAYDMLTESGVDAVKIMPLAKRLGVSRTSFYWHFKDRDELLEAMIHRWEQKNTGNLVARTEAYAESIAEALFNLFDCWLDGDLFDARLDLAIRNWARNDAALQVRLDAEDAKRKEAMAAMFLRFDYDADQAEVRALTMLYTQIGYISMEIEEDPAQRMGRMPDYIEVYTGQRPTLREVDRFRSRHGG
- the tig gene encoding trigger factor: MQVTETLNEGLKRGYEIVVPAAELDAKVNEKLAEAQPEVEMKGFRKGKVPMALLKKQFGQRLLGEAMQETIDGAMNKHFEDSGERPAMQPAVEMVDGENWKEGDDVKVTMSYEVLPEIPEVDFSGIALERLVVKAEAEAVDEALASLAETAQDFEARAEGEAAEDGDQVVFDFLGKVDGEAFDGGAAEDYPLVLGSGSFIPGFEEQLVGSKAGEEKDVNVTFPEEYGAENLAGKAAVFECKIKEVKAPKAAEINDELAKKFGAEDLDGLKAQVSERLEAEYSGASRAVLKRGLLDQLDGMVSFDLPPSLVEAEASQIAHQLWHEENPEVEGHDHDKIEPTEEHNKLAERRVRLGLLLAELGQKAEVEVSDAEMTQAIMNQARQYPGQERQFFEFVQQNQQMQQQLRAPLFEDKVVDHIVEGAKVSDKEVSKDDLQKAVEALDDE